From Myxococcales bacterium:
CGTGATCTGCCTCGAGGCGTCCGAGACCGTGCCCGGCGTCGTGGTGACCGCGGTGGTCGCCAAGGCGAGCGCGCGGAAGGCGATCAAGCTGATCGACGTCGCCAACAACAACCTGCGGACGTTGCCGCGCGGGCTGACCGCGTTGAACCGCGAGCTCCGCAAGGGCTACGTGCCGGCGACCGCGGTGTTCTCGACGGGCTCGGACCCCGCCCGGGTGACGATCGAGGGGGACCTCACGGTCGGGGTCGACGGCGGCGCCGTCACGTTGCGCCGCGGCGCGCAGGAGCTCGAGCGCCTGGCGCCGACGATCGCCGACGGCCACACCCCTGGTCGCCGAGGTGACCAGCCTCGGCGGCCATCACCTCGCGGTGATCGCGAGCTCGGCGTACGACGAGAACGAGCGCGGCCCCGCGGTCATCGCGATCTGGAAGCTCCCCACCGGGTACGGCTGTCCGGAGCGGATCCAGTGCGCGCCGCACCACGCGCAGGTGCGCGCGCTGCTCGACGAGGTCTGCCGCGACGCGTTCGACGCCGGGCGCTACCAGCACGTCGCCACCGCGGTGAACGACGGCGAGCTCGTCGCCGACGACCTCCGCTACCTGTTCAACGCCTACGGCGCGTTCCACGGCTACGAGTTCAAGAAGCTCCGCTACCTCAACGACTTCTTCTACGACGCCGACGCCGCCGCCTGGCTCCCCCAGCCCTGCCTCGCGAAGATCCGCTCGCTCGCCAACGAGCGCGCGCTGTCGGCCGCGCAGGCCAGCATGCAGGTCCAGCTCCGCCAGCTCTGGAAGCAGGCCAGCGCCGACTGACCGAAAGGGGACGGTGTCAACGTTGACAACGTTTCGGCCGCGGCCGCCCGGCGAGGCTGCTGGCAGCGCGGGACACCGGCACTTGCCGTAGCGCCGGCGCCGCCGGATCAGCGATGATCTCCGGGTCGTCGCATGTCGACTCGACGCCGGCGCCCAGCCCACAGGGGCGCGCGAAGGTTGTCAACGTCGACACCGTCCCTCCCGTCCCGCGCGCGTGCGATGATCGGCGCGTGACCGCGCACGTCGGCTGGCGCCCGCTGGATGTCCCCGATCCCACGCAGGGCGCCGTCATCCCGGTGCACCTGCTCTACCCGAGCGACGCCCCGTCGAGCCCCGTCGCGTTCGGGCCGTACGCGCTCGACCTGGCGCGCGACGCCGCGGTCGTCGGCGCGCGGCTCCCGGTCGTGGCGGTCTCCCACGGCCAGACCAGCACGCCGTGGAGCCACCGCGGGCTGGCCACGCACCTCGCGCGCGCCGGCTGCGCGGTCGTGCTGATCGAGCACCCGGGCGACTCGCGCCGCGACCCCGGCCTCGCCGGCACCGCCGCCAACCTGGCCAACCGCCCCCGCCACGTGCGCTTGGCGCTCGACGCCGCGTTCGCCGACGCGGCGCTCGGGCCGGCGCTCGCGCTCGGGCGCGTCGCGGTGATCGGCCACTCGATCGGCGGCTACACGG
This genomic window contains:
- a CDS encoding alpha/beta hydrolase, with the translated sequence MTAHVGWRPLDVPDPTQGAVIPVHLLYPSDAPSSPVAFGPYALDLARDAAVVGARLPVVAVSHGQTSTPWSHRGLATHLARAGCAVVLIEHPGDSRRDPGLAGTAANLANRPRHVRLALDAAFADAALGPALALGRVAVIGHSIGGYTALACAGGRALALPNQTADGVARPVAIVPDPRVVAVALLAPALPWLMAPDALADVRAKIYARAGALDELAPPYVIERILRGLPPATPLNYRVIPGCGHFGFQSPFPPALAQPGFAPAHDPPGFDRAAYQARLADELTAFLRAALTTD